The genomic segment AGAGCGGAACTGCGCGCATACGTAGATTCGCTGGGCCTGCGGATCTCCGCGCTCGTCGGGGATCTCGCGGGACACGGCTTCCAGGACCGTCGCGAGAACGGCTGGAAGGTCGAGAAGTCCAAGCGGATTCTCGATCTGGCGCTCGACCTCGGCACGAACGTGGTCACGACGCATATCGGCATCGTGCCCGAGGACGAGTCAAGCGACGTGTACGCCGCGATGCACGATGCGGTCGAGGAACTCGGCCGTTACGCGAGCGAGCGTGGCGCCTTTTTCGCGATCGAGACCGGCCCCGAGACTTCGGCGCGTCTGAAGGGCTTCCTCGACAAGATGAGCACGAAGGGCGTGTCGGTCAATTTCGATCCGGCCAACATGGTCATGGTGACGGGCGACGATCCGGTGCAAGGCGTCTACAATCTTCGCGATTATATCGTGCACACGCACGCCAAGGACGGCATCCGGCTGCAGGAGACGGATCCCCGCAATATTTACGGCGCGCTCGGCTACGAGGCGATGTCGCACGAAAAGCTGGCGGAGCAGGGCGAGTCCGGCGAATACTACCGCGAGCTGCCGCTCGGCGAGGGCGGCGTGGATTGGCCCGCTTACCTGCAGGCGCTGCAGGATATCGGCTACGAGGGCTTCCTGACGATCGAGCGCGAGGTCGGCGAGAGTCCGGAGCGGGATATTAAGCTGGCCGTCGATTTTCTTCGCGGGTTCAGGTAATCGGAAGGGAAGTTGCCGCGGTCGTGCCGCGATGGTAAGATGATCGCATAGATGCGATACGGACGCAAAGCATGCGCCGCTCGGCTCCTACGGGAGCCCGGGCGGCGTTTTTGCGTTCGGGCGAGGAGGCGCGGAGGTTGAAGCTGGATCACGATCAGTTGTTCAAGACGCTCATTCGAACGTTTTTCAAGGAATTCATGGAGCTGTTTTTTCCCGACGTCGCGAAGGAAATCGATTTTTCGCATACGGTGTTTCTGTCGGAGGAGGTCGCGACAGACTTGGCGGGCGGCCGGAAAGGGCGCGTGGATTTGCTGATCGAGACTAGGCTAAGGGGCGAGGAGACGCTAATCATCATCCACATTGAACCGCAATCCTATTATGAGCCGGCATTCGCGGAGCGGATGTTTTTGTACGCATCGAAGCTGTACGAGACGCACCGCAGGCGCATCTTGCCGATCGCGGTGTTCAGCCACGGGCGCAAGCGTGCCGAGCCGGACCGGTTCGGCTGGTCGTTTCCGTTCCTTGACGTCATGCGCTTCCGTTATCTGCGGCTGCAGCTCAAACATCGCAACTGGCGGGAGTTCGTTGGGTCTGCCAATCCCGTCGCTGCTGCGCTGCTCAGCAGTTTGGGCTATAATAAAAGCGAATCGCTGCAGGTCAAGCTGGCATTTTTGCGGATGCTGATCCGGTTGGAGCTCGATCCGGCGCGGATGGAGCTGTTGGCCGTCTTTTTTGAATCGTACATCAGGCTCGGTCCGGACGAGGAAGAGCTGTTGAAACTTGAAGTCGACCGAATGAAGCAAGGGGAGGCGAGTCAAGTGGCCAAGATCATGGAATGGGAAAACAGCTGGTGGAAGCAGGGCAGGGCGGACGGCCGGGAAGAAGGTCGTGAAGCAGGGATGGCCGAGAGCCAGCGCACTATCGCCGTCCGTATGCTCGGCAAAGGAATGGCGCCGGAGCTCATCCAGGATCTGACCGGCTTGCCGATCGACGAGATCGAACGGCTACGCGCCGAGACTAGATAAGAAGCGGAAGATAAGCTGTCCAGCCGACATGGCGCATGCTTGGGCGCCTTGCCGGCTTTTCGTGTGGTTGCCTGCTGTGGAGAAGGCGATGGGCCGGAAACGTTGGGCGCGAGCATGATCGCCTTCTGTAGGGAAGGCAATGGGGCGAAAACGCGGCATGCGAGCATGATCGCCTTCTGTAGAGAAGGCGATGGGGCGAAAACGCGGCATGCGAGCATGATCGCCTTCTGTAGAGAAGGCGATGGGCCGGAAACGTTGGGCGCGAGCATGATCGCCTTCTGTAGAGAAGGCAATGGGGCGAAAACGCGGCATGCGAGCATGATCGCCTTCTGTAGAGAAGGCGATGGGGCGAAAACGCGGCGTGCGAACGTGATCGCCTTCTGTAGAGAAGGCGATTGGCCGTAAACGCGGCGTGCGAACGTGATCGCAGGCTGTAGAGAAGGCGATGGACCTGAAACTTGGGCCGCAAGCGCGGTGCGCGAGCATAATCGCCTTCTGGGCTCGCGAACGCGGACGGCGGTTGCGATATCGGGGTAATAGGAGATAATAAGAGAATCGACAGGGTTCGCATAGATGGGAGAGTCGGAATGGGCGCAAGCGCAGAGCAGCCGATCATCCGCTTCGAGCGGGTGACCAAAAGTTACGATGACGGGGAGACCGTCCTGAAGGAAGTGAGCTTCGAGATTCGGCGCGGGCAGTTCTATACGCTGCTCGGGCCGTCGGGCTGCGGCAAAACGACGATTTTGCGGTTGATCGCGGGGTTTCAGGAACCGTCGTCGGGCGAGATTTATTTTGACGGGAAAGTGATCAACCGCGTACCCGCCAACGAGCGCCAGGTGAATACGGTGTTCCAGGACTACGCGCTGTTCCCGCATCTCGATGTGTTCGAGAACGTCGCCTTCGGCCTGCGGATCAAGCGCATGAAGCAGGCGGACGTCGAGAACAAGGTGCTTGAGGCGCTGCGCTTCGTCAACCTGAAGGGCTACGAGAAGCGGCAGATCACCGAGCTGTCCGGCGGCCAGCGGCAGCGGGTGGCGATCGCGCGGGCGATCGTGAACGAGCCGCAGGTGCTGCTGCTGGACGAGCCGCTGTCGGCGCTCGACCTCAAACTGCGCACAGAGATGCAGTACGAGCTGCGCGAGCTGCAGCGACGGCTTGGCATTACGTTCATCTTCGTCACGCACGACCAGGAGGAAGCGCTGGCGATGTCGGACGAGATCTTCGTCATGAAGGAAGGCACGATCCAGCAGAGCGGCACGCCGACGGACATTTACGATGAGCCGATCAACCGCTTCGTGGCCGACTTTATCGGGGAGTCGAATATCGTGGCGGGGCAGATGGTCCGCGACTACGAGGTCCGCTTCGCGGGGCATACGTTCGAGTGCGTGGACGGCGGCTTCCGGCCGGACGAGCCTGTCGAGATCGTCATCCGTCCCGAGGATCTGGAGATTACGCCGCCCGAATCGGGCAAGCTGGTCGTGAAGGTCGATTCGCAGCTGTTCCGCGGGGTACACTACGAGATCATCGGCTACGACGACGCGGGCAACGAGTGGATGGTGCATTCGACGAAGCGAGCGACGGTTGGGGAAAGGGTCGGACTCGGCTTCGATCCGGAGGCGATTCATGTCATGCGCTTCGGCGAGACCGAGGAAGAGTTCGACCGGCGGCTGCTCGCGTACGAGGAGAGCGCCAATGAACGCTAAGCGCAACGTCTACCTGGCGCCATATCTGGCCTGGATGGCGCTGTTCATCGTCATTCCGATCGCTCTTATTGTCTACGATTCCTTCTTCGACATCGATGGTGGCTTCACGTTCGGCAACTACGAGAAGTTTCTGACGCCGATCTATCTGAAAATGACGGTCAGCTCGATCTGGTACGCCTTCTTGATTACCGTGTTCTCACTGCTGATCGCCTACCCGGCCGCATACGCGCTGACCAAGATGAAGCACAAGCAGCTGTGGCTGCTGCTGCTCATCCTGCCGAGCTGGGTCAATCTGCTGCTAAAGGTGTACGCTTTCCTCGGCATCTTCGGCACGTACGGCTTCGTCAACGGCGCGCTCGAGGCGCTCGGGATCGGCCGCCAACAGATTCTGTTCACCGACTTCAGCTTCGTGTTCGTATCGGTGTACATTTTTATCCCGTTCATGATCCTGCCGGTCTATAATGCGCTCGAGGACCTGAATCCTTCGCTCGTATTCGCGGCGCGGGATCTCGGGGCCTCCGGCTGGACGACGTTCCGCAAGGTCGTCTTCCCGCTCACGCTTGACGGCGTCAAGGCGGGCTGCCAAGCTGTGTTCATCCCTGCGCTGTCGCTGTTCATGATCACGCGGCTCGTGGCGGGCAACCGGGTCATCACGCTCGGCACCGCGATCGAGCAGCACTTTCTGGTCACGCAGGACTGGGGAATGGGCGCGGCCATCGCGGTGTTCCTGATCATCGCCATGGTCGTCATCATGCTGCTCACGGGGACCGGCCAGGCAGGAAGGGTGAGACGATGAGGGCGGCAAGACGCTGGCAGTCGGCTTATTTGATCGTCGTGTTCGCGGTTTTGTACGCGCCGATCGCTTACATGATCTTTTACTCGTTCAACAGCGGCGGCACGATGCATGGCTTTGAGGGCTTCACGCTTGAATATTACGGCGAAGTATTTCAGGACGCGCGCCTGCTCATCATCGTGCTGAACACGGTCGTCATCGCGCTGCTGTCGTCGACCATTTCGACGATTCTCGGCGTGATCGGGGCGCTCGCCATCATGCGGACGCGAACGAGGCGTTCGCGCAATGCGCTGCTATCGATGAACAATGTGCTGATCGTCAGTCCGGACGTCATCATCGGCGCGTCGCTGCTCGTCATGTTCACGATGGCCGGCATCCGGCTCGGCTTCACGTCCGTGCTGCTGTCGCACATCGCGTTCAGCGTGCCGATCGTCGTGCTCATGGTGCTGCCCAAGCTGCAGGAGATGAGCCCAACGCTTATCGATGCGGCGCGCGATCTGGGCGCGAGCGGCTGGCAGGTGCTGTCGCGGGTCATCGTGCCGTTTATCAAGCCGGGCATTTTTGCCGGATTTTTCATGGCGCTGACATACTCGCTCGACGACTTCGCCGTCACCTTTTTCGTCACCGGCAACGGCTTCTCCACGCTGTCCGTCGAGATCTACTCGCGCGCGCGGCAGGGCGTCTCTCTGTCGATCAACGCACTGTCGGCGCTTATCTTCCTGTTCACGCTGCTCATCGTGCTCGGCTACTACGTGCTGAACCGGCGCAGCGCGAAGCGACTCGGAACGGGGGTGCCGCGATGAACAGCCTGGTCCGGACATTCATCGCCGTCCTCGTCATCGCGGGCGGCCTGCTCATCGCTATCAACAGGCTCAATTCCTCGCAGGGCTACTCGGGCGCGGATACGCTCACCGTATACAACTGGGGCGATTACATCGATCCCGACCTGCTGGACAAGTTCAAGCAAGAGACCGGTATCAAGGTCATCTACCAGACGTTCGACTCGAACGAGGCGATGATGACCAAGATCGAGCAGGGCGGCACGACGTTCGACATCGCGGTCCCGTCCGACTATGCGATCGGCAAGATGCGCGAGGAAAACCTGCTGCTGCCGATCGACCATGCCAAGCTGCCAAACCTTGCGAATATAGACGCCCGTTTCCTGAACCAGTCGTTCGACCCGGGCAACGTTTACTCGATCCCCTACTTCTGGGGAACGGTCGGCATCGTATACAACCCCGAGCTGGTCGGCGACCTGAAGTTCGACAGCTGGGACGATCTGTGGGATCCGTCGCTGCGCAACAACATCCTGCTCGTCGACAGCGCGCGCGAGGTCATCGGGATGGGACTCAACAGCCTCGGCTATTCGCTTAACGATACGAATGAAGCGCATTTGCAGGAGGCGCTCGCCAAGCTCAAGAAGCTGACGCCGAACGTCAAGGCGCTCGTCGGGGACGAGATCAAGATGCTGCTGGCGGGCGAAGAGGCCGCTGTCGGCCTTGTCTGGTCCGGGGACGCCTCGGAGATCATGGACGAGAACGACAAGCTCGACTACGTCATTCCGAAGGACGGCTCGAACCTTTGGTTCGACAACATGGTCGTTCCGAAGACGGCCCGCAACCTGGACGGCGCGCTCAAGTTCATGAACTTCATGCTCGAGCCGGAAAACGCGGCGCAAAACGCCGAGTACGTCGGCTACGCGACTCCCAACGCCAAGGCGATTCCGGTCCTGCCGGCCGAGATCGCGGAGGACAAGCGCTTCTATCCGGAGCCCGCGTTGACGGATAAGCTTGAAGTATACGATAATTTGGGCAAGCGGATGCTCGCGCACTACAACGAGCTGTTCCTCGAATTTAAAATGCACAAAAAGTAAATCATTGCGTATAAGAAGCGTAGCATACGCGGAAGGAGCGATGGGGAAATGAGCCAAACATTTGAAAAAGCGACGTTCGCAGGAGGCTGCTTCTGGTGCATGGTGACGCCGTTCGACGAGCTGCCGGGCATTAACGGGATCGTATCCGGCTATACGGGCGGTCATGTGCCGAATCCGACCTACGAGCAGGTTTGCTCGGAAACGACGGGACATCAGGAGGCCGTGCAAATCACGTTCGATCCGGACCTGTTCCCGTATCGCAAGCTGCTCGGCATCTACTGGCAATCCGTGGACCCGACGGACGGCGGCGGCCAGTTTTTCGATCGCGGGGAGTCGTATCGCCCGGTCATCTTCTACCATAACGAGGAGCAGCGGCAAGCCGCCGAGGAGACGAAGGCGGAGCTGGACGCCAGCGGACGCTTCGACAAGCCGATCGCGGTGACGATCGAGCCTGCCTCCGAATTTTACCCGGCCGAAGACTATCATCAGGATTATCATAAGAAAAACCCGCTTCGCTACAAAATGTACCGCAAAGGCTCCGGGCGCGACGCCTATATCAAGCGGCACTGGAACACGGACAAGGATAAGGAAGCGCTGCGCTCGCGGCTCACGCCGCTGCAGTTCGAGGTGACGCAGAACAACGCGACGGAGCATCCGTTCCGCAACGAATTCTGGGACAATCACCGCGAAGGGCTGTACGTGGATAT from the Cohnella hashimotonis genome contains:
- a CDS encoding sugar phosphate isomerase/epimerase family protein — its product is MVQIANPIGVIVDSFRVGVRDGLLKAKEIGAEGVQIYAVEGEMDPDKLDAAARAELRAYVDSLGLRISALVGDLAGHGFQDRRENGWKVEKSKRILDLALDLGTNVVTTHIGIVPEDESSDVYAAMHDAVEELGRYASERGAFFAIETGPETSARLKGFLDKMSTKGVSVNFDPANMVMVTGDDPVQGVYNLRDYIVHTHAKDGIRLQETDPRNIYGALGYEAMSHEKLAEQGESGEYYRELPLGEGGVDWPAYLQALQDIGYEGFLTIEREVGESPERDIKLAVDFLRGFR
- a CDS encoding Rpn family recombination-promoting nuclease/putative transposase, whose amino-acid sequence is MKLDHDQLFKTLIRTFFKEFMELFFPDVAKEIDFSHTVFLSEEVATDLAGGRKGRVDLLIETRLRGEETLIIIHIEPQSYYEPAFAERMFLYASKLYETHRRRILPIAVFSHGRKRAEPDRFGWSFPFLDVMRFRYLRLQLKHRNWREFVGSANPVAAALLSSLGYNKSESLQVKLAFLRMLIRLELDPARMELLAVFFESYIRLGPDEEELLKLEVDRMKQGEASQVAKIMEWENSWWKQGRADGREEGREAGMAESQRTIAVRMLGKGMAPELIQDLTGLPIDEIERLRAETR
- a CDS encoding ABC transporter ATP-binding protein — protein: MGASAEQPIIRFERVTKSYDDGETVLKEVSFEIRRGQFYTLLGPSGCGKTTILRLIAGFQEPSSGEIYFDGKVINRVPANERQVNTVFQDYALFPHLDVFENVAFGLRIKRMKQADVENKVLEALRFVNLKGYEKRQITELSGGQRQRVAIARAIVNEPQVLLLDEPLSALDLKLRTEMQYELRELQRRLGITFIFVTHDQEEALAMSDEIFVMKEGTIQQSGTPTDIYDEPINRFVADFIGESNIVAGQMVRDYEVRFAGHTFECVDGGFRPDEPVEIVIRPEDLEITPPESGKLVVKVDSQLFRGVHYEIIGYDDAGNEWMVHSTKRATVGERVGLGFDPEAIHVMRFGETEEEFDRRLLAYEESANER
- a CDS encoding ABC transporter permease produces the protein MNAKRNVYLAPYLAWMALFIVIPIALIVYDSFFDIDGGFTFGNYEKFLTPIYLKMTVSSIWYAFLITVFSLLIAYPAAYALTKMKHKQLWLLLLILPSWVNLLLKVYAFLGIFGTYGFVNGALEALGIGRQQILFTDFSFVFVSVYIFIPFMILPVYNALEDLNPSLVFAARDLGASGWTTFRKVVFPLTLDGVKAGCQAVFIPALSLFMITRLVAGNRVITLGTAIEQHFLVTQDWGMGAAIAVFLIIAMVVIMLLTGTGQAGRVRR
- a CDS encoding ABC transporter permease, encoding MRAARRWQSAYLIVVFAVLYAPIAYMIFYSFNSGGTMHGFEGFTLEYYGEVFQDARLLIIVLNTVVIALLSSTISTILGVIGALAIMRTRTRRSRNALLSMNNVLIVSPDVIIGASLLVMFTMAGIRLGFTSVLLSHIAFSVPIVVLMVLPKLQEMSPTLIDAARDLGASGWQVLSRVIVPFIKPGIFAGFFMALTYSLDDFAVTFFVTGNGFSTLSVEIYSRARQGVSLSINALSALIFLFTLLIVLGYYVLNRRSAKRLGTGVPR
- a CDS encoding ABC transporter substrate-binding protein; this encodes MNSLVRTFIAVLVIAGGLLIAINRLNSSQGYSGADTLTVYNWGDYIDPDLLDKFKQETGIKVIYQTFDSNEAMMTKIEQGGTTFDIAVPSDYAIGKMREENLLLPIDHAKLPNLANIDARFLNQSFDPGNVYSIPYFWGTVGIVYNPELVGDLKFDSWDDLWDPSLRNNILLVDSAREVIGMGLNSLGYSLNDTNEAHLQEALAKLKKLTPNVKALVGDEIKMLLAGEEAAVGLVWSGDASEIMDENDKLDYVIPKDGSNLWFDNMVVPKTARNLDGALKFMNFMLEPENAAQNAEYVGYATPNAKAIPVLPAEIAEDKRFYPEPALTDKLEVYDNLGKRMLAHYNELFLEFKMHKK
- the msrB gene encoding peptide-methionine (R)-S-oxide reductase MsrB translates to MSQTFEKATFAGGCFWCMVTPFDELPGINGIVSGYTGGHVPNPTYEQVCSETTGHQEAVQITFDPDLFPYRKLLGIYWQSVDPTDGGGQFFDRGESYRPVIFYHNEEQRQAAEETKAELDASGRFDKPIAVTIEPASEFYPAEDYHQDYHKKNPLRYKMYRKGSGRDAYIKRHWNTDKDKEALRSRLTPLQFEVTQNNATEHPFRNEFWDNHREGLYVDIVSGVPLFSSKDKFDSGCGWPSFAKPLESGGVREEEDLTHGMVRTEVRSREADSHLGHVFNDGPRELGGLRYCINSAALRFIPVEDLEQEGYGRYKSLFGQA